Sequence from the Alosa sapidissima isolate fAloSap1 chromosome 21, fAloSap1.pri, whole genome shotgun sequence genome:
ctcAACATAATAAAAATATACATGAAATACATATAAGGCCTCCAAAAGGGGGAAATGGTCTATTTGCTGATTGGGGCTGAAATGCCTGTCAGTATATAACCTTTGTTTAATGTCACATTAGGATTTTAATATGTAATCACATAAAGGATGTCCTAGCCAAGCAGAGTCAGTTTTAATTACACTGTGATTAGCAAAGCAACACCCTCAAATCTGGCAGAAAATGACTGGCTGCTTCAAGGTCAAGTGCATGATCTGAAACATGTCCAGATTGAGTTCTCCCAGTCGTGACATGAGGAGCTCAGCGGAAGGtggcgcacacacgcacatgcacacacacgcaaaattCCCCTGCAATCAGTCCCCATCAGGCTCATTAAGCCCAACACAGAATTCAATTACACATGTGAGAGGATCGGGGCCAAATGAATTCGGACACTGGCGGTGGCACCGGTGCTGGTGCCTTTCCACGTGTCAGCCGCACGCTTCTCGTTCTTTCCCAAAGCGCGTTTAAGGAAGTGGCTGCCGCAACGCTCCAATCACTCAATTAGACCTCATTAGTTTGACTGATGGCCAATAACACCAACACTCTGACTCGGCAGTTTCTCCTGACGCGAGAAACGCTCCTTCCATTCTCAAGGATGATGACGGGAAAGCGGCATTCTGGGAGTCAGCAAATGTGGCAGAAAAGTGTGCCTTGCAGACCTGGGTTTCCAGCATTATGGGCTCGGGCTAACTGACAGTTACACAATGTTTGAAGACAGAAGTGCTTTCAAATATTCTCTGTGTCTGCTTGTGCCTGTTGAAAGTACAAGGATTTGAGATGAGGTACTGAGGTTCATTAATAACGTCAACTTTTTCGTCAATAGACAAAGGGGCAGGAAGTCAATCTGACATTTAATATCCAGGAACAACCCGGTCTCAAACCCCCACGGTAGGCTTAGATCCATACAAAAATTGTACTAATAACCTCAAAATGTCATGACTTCTCGGTCTAGAGCTACAAAGTTCAAAAACAGTGATGCTTGCAAAAGTTCTTCTAAAAGAATTTGTGacaatttaaaaatgtaaaagtcCCACAAATGAGTGGCGCTGCCTTGATGGTGCCAATGAATAGCCGCAGGCTGCCGATTCCAAAAACTGATAACTAACAGAGGAACTGGACAGAGCCCATAAAAGCCATTATGTTATATTGTTACCCAGCGCTGCAGCAGAGGTGCGTTTTGGCTTGTGGCCTCATTACTGTCTGAGTGAAGTAGTGAGACACAATAAAAGCATCCTTTTTATTAGCACAGCAAATGTGGAGTCCACATTTTAAGTCCATTACAGGACTTAAACAGGACAAAGTTCTTTTAATTAAATGTTATGTATTTTTACTAGGAAGGAAGGAGCCTCACACTGATCTTAAATAAGGTTTGCTGCAGgagttctctgtgtgtgggcatatgtgtgagagcatgtcagggtaagggtgtgtgtgtgtgtgtgtgtgtgtgtgtgtgtgtgatcggcCCATAATGAATCTAAATGACTGCGGGTGAGGTGGCACCTTGATGATCTCCACCAGCTGGTCCACGCCGCTGTCCCCGGGGAAGATGGGCTGGCCCAGGAGCAGCTCCGCCAGCACACAGCCCGCCGACCAGATGTCGATGTTGGACGTGTAGTCGGTGGCGCCGAAGATGAGCTCGGGGGCGCGGTAGTACCGCGAGCAGATGTACGAGACGTTGGGCTCGCCGCGGATCAGCTGCTTGGCACTGAGTGGGGAAAAGAGGGGGAAAATGCTAAGAGTCCAGACTCAACATGTTTACAGTGTTCCCCCCCGTTAGGATACAGTGTTAACTCAGCGCAGGGGAGGATGGGCTAATAgtttaagtacatttgaagagtttggttccaaaatgctatatccttcattttaatgaattgtcataaatatttaaacattttgttttccaagttaTTTCAGTAGAATCAAAAGAGAATTAAAAGCAAGAGTCAACTAAAACAGTTCCTACAAAATCTAACTTCATATATTTCAAAAATGTTGAACAGAGGCTGCATGACAAGGTCAATAgaaccattttttttaattctctgatatattttttaaaacaaactaaaaaaaaaaacagtacaatAAATGAACAGAACAGAGGCAACCCGTGAGGTCAGTTCCAAAAAAAGAACAAGAACTTCTCACACAATCTCCAGTAATCTGATTATTTATTATGGTGAAAGGCAGAGCTCTCCCAGCGATAGCCCCGGTGACCAGCCGGCTTCCACCAGCACAGGGCTACCACTGTGGGCTCCACATCCCACATCGGATCAATACTAAACACTAGCTGACCAGCAGGCAGGGACACAGGATCATTACCGCACAATAGAGTTGGGTCTATCtgtacactacaccacaccacagcagaATGGCCCCTGCACTGAGCTTTACTGTGATCTGTGGTCTTTGCTGCAGTCTTTACTGTGACACCGTGATCTGTTTCTCACAGATGCAGCCCTGACTCGTGTGTGGGGTTCCAGTCTGCAGGATGAGGGGGAAATTTCACTAACTGAAACCACAGAAAAATGTGGGTAAGCAATGCTCGCCCCCATTTCACATGCAAGTCTTTAAAACTAGCTGCCCAATAATGTCCCAATAAGCCGAACGGTAGTCGAGTGCAGCTGGttaatttcagatttttttcttctcactGCAGATGTACAATGTGGGTTGTCATTTGTTTTAAGTATTTCTTAATAAGACAAAAAATCTCATCTTAGTCTATTGAACCATGACTGGGAGCATAGCCCTGTGCTTTATGGGGAGGCTTAACACAGAATGCGCTGCTTTGACTGGATGCAGGATTTTAACATCCTGATGAGAGCTCGAGTCATCAGAACTGCTATTACCTGAGAACAGTGAGTCATGCACCACTTTACAATGCATGCTCACATTCCATACCTCTGCACTTAAAATAAACAGCCATGTTTGTCACCTTCAGTCAAACATTAGGCCTAATGCATTGGTTGACATTAACACAAGGATACAGTAAACATAGAACAGCGACCAGCATCACAATGTATTCAAGATTAACTGCAAAGTGTTTCAGTGTTTGTCAAGTGAAGTGTCAACTGTACCTGTCACGGTTTGACTGCATGACTGCTCAATTCTCAAAGCTGAAATCAGACAGGATCGCACCATTCCCCACAGCTAATCACACCTTGTCGTGTTACTCATTTCCAGACACCTACCACAACTATCACAGCTTCAGACAAGTACAATCAAAACAGCACCGCGCTGGCAACGCTCACTTCATGAGTGTATTCTATTGAGCTTCCCTTGTGTAGTGAAAGAGCCCAAACGTACCTGCCAAAATCACACAGTTTGAGGACAGCCGTCTCAGGGTCCACCAGCAGGTTCTGGGGCTTGATGTCTCTGTGACACACGCCCTGGGAATGGATGTACGCCAAACTGCGGAACAGCTGATACATATACACCTGAAGGCCAAAgggcaaggagagagagagagagagagagagagagagagaaagaggagagaagagagagagagagagagagagatgagaatgtTGGAAATAGTAAAACAGAGGAACAGTTGGGATGTAAAAGTGGAGTAAAGGACAGCTCAGAGCAGTAAGGAGAGAGAAGGccacagagagaagaaaaggggaCATATAAAAGAACAAGTGAGCGAGTGACGTGAAAAAGAACAAGTGTAGTGAGTCAAAGCTCACTCACATGTCCCGAAATAAATCGTCCTTGAGTCTTCTTCAAAATCCAGGAGCCGGTACAGGCTGTGATGACCGTGAGCAGCTGGTGTGGAGCTTACCTTGACGTAGATGATGGGAATGATGGTCTTGGCTTTGTTGAAGTGCCGTGCCACTCTGTACACTGTCTCTGGCACAAAGTCCAGCACCAGGTTCAGATAGACCTCATCCTTCTGTGGAAGACCCACAACAAACACttttcaaatacacacattccTCATTTATCTTTTAGAATTAAGCAGACAATTTTATCCATAGCgacttacagtacagtgcaggTATACATTTTCATCTAGCGAGGTATATGTATGCTCTATTGAGTCATGTACTGAGACTTTAGCATTGATAGCACTGCTCTCCAGCAGCTGAGCAGCAGGAACACATCCCATCATTTCTTATATAATATATTCAAATGAGAAACAACTGTGTATACCCAAGATATTAACATGCTCAGGCGCATAGGAAAAAAGCAAGAGTGAGACTTTGCTTATTGGGTTTGCGTCATGTCGAACAGGCCTAAATGCCTCGGGAGAGAGACGAGCCGCTGTCACAATGACATGTTCCAGTCAGGCTGGCGCGACGGCCAAAGCCACAAGATTTACCATCGATTTCTCCCCGGGCTAGTTCATTAGCTACAAGGGGCCTTCACTTCTGTCTTCTCCCCCCGTTGGAAGCTAATCAATTTCCGAGCTGTTCCAACTTGCATCTGGAGAGGtcatttctctccatctttgagAAAGTGCATGTCTACAGCTGTGCGGTCTCGTCTCGCCGAGGAGAGATGCAGCTTCAGCACtttatggaggaggaggagacaacTTGAAGTGCTGGAATTGTTATACACCATTTAGGTACTGACCTTCTCCCCACTGGAGTAGAAGAAGTAGCGGAGCCTCACTATGTTGCAGTGGTCCAGCTTCCTCATGATCTGAAGCTCCCGATtctacatgcacacaaagaAAGACCAGTTATTGCCAAGCAACGATTTTCTTGATAAAAGTATAGCTATATTGATTTAAAATGTAAAGACAGAGAAACACTGAGTAATACAATACAGTTTATAATGCAAAAATAGTGATGACTGACTGGAGTAGGAAActacaggagcacacacaccatgtctgATTGCACCCTGAAGCTACAAAAAAAACCTGCAGCACTCTTACCCTGCAGTTTCGACAGTCAATTTCAACTTTTAGGATTAGAGTCAgcctattttttgtgtgtgtgtgtgtgtgtgtgtgtgtgtgtgtgtgtgtgtcatcttaatgtctgagagagagagtgcggatGGATATATAGTGTACGTGTGTGACACTTGCCTTGAAGCGTTTGTCCTGCAGCACCTTTTTGATGGCCACCAACTCCTGGCTGTCAACGAGGCGCGCCTGGTACACCACTCCGAAGGAGCCATTCCCAATTACCTTAATGTCTGTGTAAGACACTTCCTGAGGGCGGTCTGGGCCTTGCCCAGGGGTGGCCACCACCGTCGTCACCTTTCCACtgtcccctgcacacacacacacaaacgagtaTAAATCACACAATCATGGTCGGATTGACTGTGGGTGGCACAGTAGGAGCTTGTCACTGGCTTGACACCTGAAGCCGTCTTGTGCTTGTTAAGGCTCAGACCAGGGCCATACAACAGAGTGTCAGAGTTCTACACTATGTGAatttgctccagagacaaaaCTAAAATAACCGTAAATATGTAGTTTCTTGATGACCATAAGCACCGATGGGCAAAATTACTATCATACTTAGAAGCACCAACTGGGCACTGCAGTAACCAACATGTCATCACCTTTTACATAAGGAATGTGATCTGCCATCAACAACCTCAGTCATGCCCATAATTGGATCTGAatagacagtagcctacatcttgGTTTAGTCTGTAATGTAGAGTTTTTAAAAGACCAACAGTTCCTGTGCCTATAAACAAAGTCTTCCCTGTTGCTTTTCACTGGCCACACAGAACCatctaagagtaggcctaccaaCCACTGGCCCAGCAGAGACAACATGAGGCGTTAGGCATCCTGGAAAAGATCTGTGCGTATAGGGGCAATAGTAACATGATGCCACTCGTGACTAGCTGGCAAAAAAAGCAGGTGAGTGCTGAAGTACAAGACAGTAACTTTGAGACAGTGGGACTCGATCGCACTGCCCTGTCACTGACCCCATTCTCATCTGCACAGGCTGGCACAGAGAAGAGGACTGATATTGGTTAGGAACATGTAACGTGAGCCGGTCACCAGATGAGTGCACGCACCATCAAAACACACGTGCATAGGTCTGGTGGAAATGTGTGGGTGAGAGCTGCTCGATATGTTTACACTTTGAGCCTTACAAGGGCACGACAGAAAACACAGTGGGGTGACTTTGGTCATGCAAAAATCTGAAAagccacacaaatacaaattttTCAGATTTTATTATCCAAAAGTGGGAGGGAATTCTGCAGAGGAATTGTAGAATAAAATATATTAGCTATTAGTAAATCCAGTGAACTTGCGTCAAGTTCCAAAAAGTTCCAATTTTTGGTTTCCCAAGACATTCTATTCCACTTCCAGATGAGATAATCAAGTAACAAAATTATCCAAGACATGAGCAATGCTTGTTCCTTGTGTGTGACTTATTTACCCTTTATTTTCTGCTTGCCTTATTTTTGAAAGACCCATATTCATAGAAAGAGGTTCCTAAGGCAAACTCCACCGTGGTGATTCATGCCTTTAAGCCAGGCTGAACCATTCATCTAATGGCTCTCCATCATCACAGTCAGGTCTGAATCTTTTGAAAATCATTACCTAGTCTCAAGATAGAATTTCAGTGGATCCCAGCTTACTCAAGTACAATCGAGTTTCTGCTTGATTTGTCATCTCAGTGAAATGGCCCAATACATGCTATGTGGCTACCCTGCCTGCCAACAGTATCAATTATTCTAAAAGGTCTTGAGAGGTTCCAAAGGGCAGAGCTTGGGAACAGTGTGACagaggcccattgggtgtcacaTTATGGCATTTAAGCAAGATTATGTTGACTTGCTACTATATAGGGTAGAGTAAAATACAATGACCTCGGTATTTACTCGTACTTCCAGTTGCCAGTGCTACAAAGTACCCCAACTGAGTAAGGGACGTATTATTTATCTGGATAGCTAACATTAGTCATCATTGCTAATAACCTTAGCTAGCTGAGTGCTCTACCAGTGCTAGCGAGTAAGCTAACTATACCTCTACATTAATTCCACTGTAAACCACCAGATGACCCACACATCCCGCTACCTAGTTGACTAAATGTTGGTCTACAATGACTGACGCCAAATACCAGAACACGTTTCTAAACCAAATCAACGTTAATATTGCCAAATGCATAACTGAACTTGCTTGCGTTACCATTGATGTTGCGCTAACGTTACTTCGTTGAATAAGTGGAGTTAACGTTACTTTAACGTTAGATACATTGTGTTGCACCGTTAACAAGCCCAGTTACTTTGCCTGGCAACTAGACAATGTAACGAGACATGAACTCATGGCTAATATTTTCTATACAGTTACAGTTTCTATACAACATACAGATCTAGTATCTACCTACAACATCCAGCTAAAACACCTAATGTTAGTGAATTCATGATGCGTCCAAATGGTTAAGATGCGACGCTGTTAGCTAGCTATCGTTGGCTAGTAACATACAGATCGAGTTATTTTGCTAGCTTGCACACATCCTGGTACATAGCAAGTACAAAAATATGATACTTGTTGTTGATGTGGGTAAACATTAAGTACTCAATAAATTACAGTATTTGCTGCCACAAGTATTACCAATCGGTAAGGAGGCGGAATTAACAAGTAATACATGGTGAACTACCTAACCCAGCTGGTTAGCTATTATGAGAAATGATTataaacgttaacgttaactttatcATAGCTTGCTAGCTACCTTCCGCCTACAAACTACGCAAACACTCACTGGTGAATTAATTATACTACCAGGCAGGAGTTAGTTTAATAGTATACAGCTACACAACTAACAATATGTTAAATACTCACTGGCCAGCTTCAAATTTCCGCACCCAGACGAAGATGTGCCCGAGGCCTGCGAGACCCCGGTCTTTCCTGTGTTGCTCCCCACGACAGCGGCTGATCCAGCGGATGATGAAGCGGCTCCGGGAGCGCCTTGAGGCTCAGCAAAAGAGCTTGTCCTGGGCCTCCCGCTGCCGCTCATATCTATTGCAAGGGTGGCGGGGCGGGGGATTTAGGGTTTTCCTATCCGATATCTGTTCGAGTTTCGACTACTCCTCTAATGAGTTGAATAGTTATGAAATAAAAGAGACGAAATGATCTGTTTCCCTGCGTCTCCCCTACTCTGAATGTCTGGCCGGAGAGACTACGGTTCTATGACAGATTGCAATGCCTCCTGGGAAATGAAGTTCTTAGCAACGGTATGTTGGAAAGACAATCGCTTCAGCGGTAGAGCCAAAACAACTACAACAACTGTTTCGGAATATTTCGAGTGGAACCACAGATGGCGCTCCCTTGCAATTTACCCAATAAACAATTCCCCGAATTTAAACTGTGGCCTTGGTGATGATATAAGCTCACCCATCTGAGatcagccttttttttttttttttttaaataaacgtGAGTAATAAAAGGTTACAGTTTATTAACTGCAATTAGAATTTGATATCTGAAATAAATAACATGaggtataggcctacagtaggctttATTCAGATGGGAGTGAATCTGCTGAcccactgtaaaaaaatatttattaaaaaatatagCCTATTTATGCTTAAAAACGAAAATTAAGGGATTTGGATACTCTTCATAGTGATTTATGACACTTCTGACACTGACAGGCCTAGGTCTGTCTGTTGTATTAAGAAATACAAAAAAGTTTGGTCACTGTCTGACCTGCTCCTCTCTTTATGCCAGGAATAATTTCACATTTCTGTGTAGAATCCTATCACTAGAATGTACTAATGCTCCTCAGGGTGCTCAGGGTCTGCTTTTATGCAATGTGTAGCCTGTAGTCCAAACCTTCCAGCCACTAGGACCTCCAAATATTAACTTGTAACCTGTTAATGGTCCATACTGGGAGTGGTTTATGTGCATCCTCTTCTAGTTCTTTCTagtcctcttctcccctctctgatGCTGTCTATTGTGGTCTCTTTCGttgattttatatatatatggatgTGTGTATTGACATTTTCATTTTGGCAAGTGGTTGGCCATTAAGACATGCACTAAATTCTGGCTACTATCTTTCCAGCTGCTTAGACAGTCTCTTGGTCCTTTGGGTCAGTCCTGCTTTATCCATTTAGAGGATTTTAAGGGTCTCCATACCAGCAGTTCCCAGACTTTTTCCTTTAACAGCTTACTATGCCAAACAGACAATTAATGACTGCCACAGCATTTTATGCAATGTAACTGGATCTTGTTCTTTCCACCATGCTTACTATTTAGAAGTCCTCATTCCCTGGGGGTGGTTGGGTGTTACTATCACTTTGTATGACTATACAGCAGCTCAGGTCCTGTGTACTGCTGGAGGAGGTCTGTTTTTCCACAGACGGCCACCCACATGAATCTAGACTGAATGACACTGTGTTTATTTGTTATGACTCATTCATCATTTGCAGACAGTTTGGAGTTGGTCATGTATGCAGCCATGTAGAAACAAGCTAACTACCTTTATAAACAAATGATAtagggtagcctatatagtgtacacataaaaataaaaattgatGGGAAGATAGTATAGAaaaacacatacccacacaacgACAAGTTTCAATTGAACATTGAACAAACATTGAACATACATTGAACGGACATTGAACGAACGGCACAGAAAGATTTGGTTGGGTTAGGT
This genomic interval carries:
- the gsk3aa gene encoding glycogen synthase kinase 3 alpha a is translated as MSGSGRPRTSSFAEPQGAPGAASSSAGSAAVVGSNTGKTGVSQASGTSSSGCGNLKLARDSGKVTTVVATPGQGPDRPQEVSYTDIKVIGNGSFGVVYQARLVDSQELVAIKKVLQDKRFKNRELQIMRKLDHCNIVRLRYFFYSSGEKKDEVYLNLVLDFVPETVYRVARHFNKAKTIIPIIYVKVYMYQLFRSLAYIHSQGVCHRDIKPQNLLVDPETAVLKLCDFGSAKQLIRGEPNVSYICSRYYRAPELIFGATDYTSNIDIWSAGCVLAELLLGQPIFPGDSGVDQLVEIIKVLGTPTREQIREMNPNYTEFKFPQIKAHPWTKVFKPRTPPEAISLCSRLLEYTPMTRLSPLEACAHAFFDELRQPTAGLPNGRALPHLFNFTTTELSIQPQLNSSLIPPHVRAQTSASSHDGPGSDGSAQPGSALNNST